AAGCACTATGTTTAATATATTAAAATATCTGTTCCAAATTTTGTAGAGGATCATAGGCTGGCTAAGATGGTAGAGCCATTTGCTTTGCAATTTATAGGTCGTGGGTTGACATCTCAGTCTCTCGTTTTTCTTCCCAAATCACGATCTTCAGCAAATTGGATTTGGTTCTCTTGGGAAAGTCGAGCAAGTTCTAAATTATGTCTCCATGGACATAATTTCTGAATAATTATGTTGTTGTGCGAACCAAAAGGAATGGTATTGATCATATTTCTTTTTAGTTATGTGACAAATAAATGTTGTTCATGTATTTGTTCGCACGTGCCTTGTAACGAGTACGTTTCAACTTTTTCTTGGAAACTGTCCATCGCACCCATTCACGAACGCTGAGGTATGTGATAAAATAAAAACTCCATAAAGAATATTCCAACTGTCCAAAAAAAAGAGTCCATGTTATTCACGAACCAAATCTATGTTCGATAAGCTTTTAATTGTAGCAAGGATAAAGTATGGGTTCCAATAatcattttctcttttcttttttgttccATCTGATATACTTTTATCGGACCATCTTTAAGAAAAAGACAAATAAAGAAGGTAAagaagaaatcagaaaagaaacaaggcaaaacaatgatttaagaataaaagatatgagtATCCAAAAAGTAAAGAAAAACACTAAAAGGAAAGTCGAACCAACTTCTTTGATACTCCTACCTCACACGAAGTGACTGGAATCTAAATAACAAACCCCAATGGTCTAGCATGCTAACTTGTTCTAGCCAGCACTGCTTCTGGCGTTGTAGGTGAAAATGTTGCTACTGAGATGGAAGTCTCGTGGGGAGGTAGCCGCCTATCTGGTACCAACATGCATTGTAGTCATGGAGCGATGTCTTGTTGGGCTGTCATCCAAATGAGGCGTTCCACAATGTTTTGCACACATCCTCTCGTTCCCGACTCCTCTTATTCCCTGTTGTTCATCACACACTCTTATTTTGTTCTGCTCTTGTGTCTCCAACGTCCTAGCTTTTACCTATCTTTCTCATATATGGCCTATTCATCAAACTATAGAAGCAGAGATGGGTGTTTCGTCAAGTACATATATGGAGAGACTttaatgccaaacgcaagtttgtCTGAGTGAAGATGGTGCAGTAGCGTATATGTATGCACAAACACAGTGGAAGGTTGTTGGATGAGTACTGAGTAGTAGCACTACAATTCTGCATTTGATTCATGTCCTGATGCATGTGCATGCGCGTGTGATCATTGCACGCAATTAAAAATTGGATCACAAATTGATTGCATGAGGTAGTACGTGGACACAGAAGTATAACGAGCTAGCCGGCCGTGTGCACGCAATTTTAATGAATATATCATACAAAGATTTAAACTTGCGATTCCAAGCTAAACCGTCGTTTCCACACAATGATATCACACCACATTTCCGACATTATATCTGCAGTTGGTTTATGCGGGAGATATACCTATACTACTTTTTTTACTATATATCACACCCTATATTAACTCTTTGAAATGAGGCTCCACCAGACGAAGTAGTCTGAGCTATAtgatatataataataataataataataataataataataataataataataataggcaAGTTATTCTCTTTTTTGTTTGAGAAAAATAGGTAAGTTTTCCAAAACCTAGGTTTAGGGTTTGTAAGCGAGTAGAGTTTGAGCGAGTTGGATTATGATCAACCCAACTTATACTAATATATCCAAGCGAGCCCAAACAGAGCGAGCTCATGGTCGAGCTGTAAAAAGTGGCATGTGCTCAGCTTGCAATGTTCTTGAGTCGATCTTGAGCTAGTTTTGAGCTAAATAAGATGATTTATTTTAATAATGTAAGGCAATCTTGCAAACAAGATAGCCCACAACACAACATAAGAAACCACTATAAATATTATTCCAATCAAATCGAAATGATTATAATATAAATTATTTCAAGGTAATTTGACTTATTCTTTGTCAAGTGAAGACAATTGGGTACTTAATACACTGGTACTTAATGGCAAGAAATCATGGATGAACTGGCAAGAGAAGAAACAAGATGCATCTGCTTTCAAACTTTGGCCTAAAACAACCTGATATTTGACACACAGCTTACCATGTAGCAGCCCTAAATGTTCTCCGAGAAAATAATAGACAACATAAATGATCATATTTCCTTTTAATATATATCAGGACTATATTTTATATAATTATATTATATCAAGCTATCAAGCGAGCCGATGTTAGCTCAAGATCAGCATGTTTCTTAATCGAGCTACATAAAGTGACTATACTCAACTTATTTTTGTCAAGTCGGTCCCGAGTCGAGCCAAAgacgagtcgatctcgagcggctcacgaggCTCGAGGCCTCGAGCTACATGGGTAAATCAGAAAGTACTTGCTTTGATCAATACCATAAAAAAGAAGATAGCTAGTCATGGCATTACTACCGTCCATTTTTGTCCTCGGAAACATACCTACTCAAGCGAGATGACAAGGTAGAAATATCAAAAACGACCTCTCAAAATTTCCCTTGCAGAAAAACGACCTCTCAGAATTTCCCACCTTAGCAGAAAAACGACCTCTCAAAATTTCCCTTGCCACCCAAAGCCTTCTTCTGCTAATCTTAGCTTCTTGCACTGTCGTTCACCTTCATTATGGACTTGAAGCTGTCCATCAGTAGCAGGTTTACTGCCATCAACCATCAGCTGAACAACCATTGATGTTATAAAGCTTAGTCAAAAGAGGCAACTAAACCAGCGAGCAAATCAAATAATGATCCAATAAATTCTGCAACCAATAAATCGTACTAGTATTTTTAACATAGAGAATGTAGTTAGACTTTTATTACCTCAGGTAtctcctcatcttcatccataccGTCGCCCGAATCTTCATCCACCTCGTAATCCCCCTCCTCCTCGACGTCGCTCTCCTCGCCCACCTTGTccatggcattgcctttgttggaGAATGTCCCAATGGCATTAGGCTTCCTGAATTGTTCCACATTCTGAATACATATTACAGGGGTGTATGTTAGTAAAAAAAAAATTATAGCGGATGTAGTTCGGGGAACAAATGAGTGCAGCCACAGGAATTAAAAGGTAGAACCGGACTGCTGTTCATATGATCCCACCGAACCATCCCAGCGCAGTCATCATCTCCCCCTCTTCTCCTGTGGCTACCGCTGCCTCATACACGCCGACGTTGCCACGGCCCCGCTGCCTCCGTCTTCCCCCACCACCCCTTTAAGATTAGGGAACCCCGAACACTAATCACTACCCTCGCCATGATGCGTCGACCGAAGGATCAAATCGGATAAAACAAAGCTCTAAATCCGAAAGAAACAGAAGCTAGATGGGTAAGAAAATCAATTGAACACACCTTTCTGAAGAGTTCGATCCGTTCCTCCATGGAGCAAGGGGAAGCTTTAGCCAATATGGCACCGATGCCCTTGATGTCGTAGTCGCGGACGAAGGTAACAGCGTACTCAGGCACCGGATTGAACTTTCCGGCAACAGTAAAGGCGCCCGTGGCACCGCCTCGTCGGCCGCCTGCCATGCTTGCCTCAGATGGGCGGATGGGGATGAGGATGCGGATGAGTCGGCGGCGGTGAGGAGGCGATGGGCGTATGGCTACTGGCTAGGGTTTACTAGCGCTTATTGAAGGCACGTGAGTGAGTTCCGTGCTAAAAGCCACGTAGAGtacttttttttctctttctaaATATAAATGGCCCTTTTCTTCAGGGGAATAAATGACTTTTTTACTGACCTTTGTTAGCGCTTAATTACACCACATCCTGGCCAGCActgggcgccggtgcgccggccgaaagtttcggccggtctgCCCCCAGCCGCCCGATCTGGCCGCCAGCTCCTCTTCAACCTTTTTTTTTACCTTATCCTTGCCTCCAACACATACAGAGAGGAGGGAGCCAGTCGGGGCCGCCATGGATGCGGGACCGCGAAGCACCGTCGGCTCGCACCGTCCACCACGCTGTCGCAACCGcacgcctcgccgtcgccgctcgccgtcgtcGCGCGTGAGGTTGCTGGTGTCGTTCCCGAGGTGGTCGTCGTGCCCAAGGTCGCCATTGCAGCTCCCCTGACCGCCCCGTGGTTGCAGCACCGCGGCACACCCTCGCATCTGCACCATCAGCCGCTGTTGCAGCTCCGCCATCACCGTCGTGCCCCCCGTCCCAGCAAATCGACTCCGTGGAGACATGGCTTTCCATCTCGCCATCGCTGCTTGTAGCTCCCGCCATTGATGGTTGTAGCATCCACCGATGAAGGTTGTAGCATTGCCGGCGGCCGCTTCCAGCAAAAGAACGCTAGGGGTTATTGCTTCACGCCTAGACAGTTATAGCATCCCGGTTGCTGCTCGCAGCTTCTCGCACCGCCGGTTCCAGCATCTCCGGCGACCGGTTGTAGCATCCCCATCTACCGCTCGTAGCTCCTCGCACTGCCAGTTCCGCATCGCCGACGGACGGTTGTAGCAAAGAGCGACTCCGGTTGTAGCAAAAGGCGACTTGGTTGTAGCAAAAAATGCGACGCTGGTGGTCGTGGTTGCATCTTTTCAATCATGGTTGTAGCCGCCGCCAGCCACAAAACGCCGATTGTAGCAAAATTCCTCGCCGGTCGAAGCAAAATCCGGCGATGGATGTAGCAAAACTTTGTTAGCAACGTCGCGGTTGTAGCTTCACCATGAAATCATTGTAGCAAAAAATCTTGCCGGTCGTAGCAAAATACGGCAAAGGATGTAGCAAAACTTCGTCACCGCCGTCGCAGTTGCAGCTTCGCCATGAAAAATCCTTGTAGCAAATTTTGAGTCGGTAGTAGCAAAACTGGAtgacggttgtagcaaaaaaatcaTCACGATACACCCACTCTCCGCCGCCCCGTCGGTTGCGCCGCCCTCGCCGTTTGAAACATCCCCGGCCAGCGTCATGGCCACCATCTAGCACAAAGGGGGCAACTGTGTCGACGTCGATGTTGCGTCACGACGCAGCAATGTACAGAAGTCAGAAAAAGTGGGGAGGGGGTGCAGCACCGCAACGGCAGGAGGGGGAAGGTGGGCATCGGCCATGGCCACCACATGGCGGAAAGGGGAGGAGAtgggcgttgtcggtgtcaaaaccggcggatctcgggtagggggtcccgaactatgcgtctaggccggattgtaacgggaggcaaggaacacgatgttttacccaggttcaggccctctcgatggaggtaaaaccctacgtcctgcttgattaatattgatgatatgggtagtacaagagtagatctaccacgagatcaaggaggctaaaccctagaagctagcctacggtatgattgttgtatgatgaagttgtcctacggactaaaaccctccggtttatatagacaccggagagggttagggttacacaaagtcggttacaatggtaggagatcttgaatatccgcatcgctaagcttgccttccacgccaaggaaagtcccatccggacacggcacgaagtcttcaatcttgtatcttcatagtcctggagtccagctgaaggtatagtccggctacccggacaccccctaatccaggactccctcagtagcccccgaaccaggcttcaatgacgacgagtccaacgcgcagattgtcttcggcattgcaaggcgggttcttctcctaATTCCGTATACCtgctgaataatgtccgatttttgtaatgtagcgcaccttggcttccacgcccaataatggccgtcttccacgtgtcaaactaatgcgaaaagtcggggtgtttttacattcacacccctagccgcataaacgagccgcctatttaatgggatggggattcagtTCCAAACCGCACCTTCTTCTCcccgcgagtaatcatcagagcgcctccagcaaaggtccattccaacatggccagccgtcgcagctcctcccctcgcccttccagttctaaacctggagactgggagaggtgctccatcctgcacagcgagctagtgtcgcttcaggtcaagggattcctccctcaggcctatatggtcccggtccgagccggactcgccacctataatggtggagagcaagcggagagcacccccaatccctccaaaggagagcgagtgtgcctcgtcccttatctaataagaggacttggatttccaattcatccatttcatcgtgggcttctggagttctacggcctccagttgcacgatctcacgcccgcctctatattgcatatcgcaggcttcgtcgccctttgcgagctattcttgggtgttgaggctcatttcgcgctgtggaaaaggttattctgcttggtgccccgctctcaagaggggtctatatatcaagtgggcggagccaaagtgtggcgtatcgccgggaccggatatctatccggaaccccaaagaaggcgtccgaggactggccttcgaaatggttttatatagatgatgttccgctgccggatcctatccgggtcggcctccctgaattcaataGTGCTCCCTTAaggaaacgcctaagctggcgtccgcggagttCTCAGAGAGAAGGCGACATGGACGTCCTTcacctgatgggtcggataagactattggctcattccggactaaccatgatcggagtcatggccgcatgcattatgcggggggtgtagccgcttcaatatagaggccaccccatgtgggattttaacgggg
The sequence above is drawn from the Triticum aestivum cultivar Chinese Spring chromosome 7A, IWGSC CS RefSeq v2.1, whole genome shotgun sequence genome and encodes:
- the LOC123152644 gene encoding uncharacterized protein — translated: MAGGRRGGATGAFTVAGKFNPVPEYAVTFVRDYDIKGIGAILAKASPCSMEERIELFRKNVEQFRKPNAIGTFSNKGNAMDKVGEESDVEEEGDYEVDEDSGDGMDEDEEIPELMVDGSKPATDGQLQVHNEGERQCKKLRLAEEGFGWQGKF